A stretch of the Bdellovibrio sp. 22V genome encodes the following:
- a CDS encoding energy transducer TonB, which produces MGFSFDNDKSNNGDNQLSLFDFQMAKADFVQTPARKEVSDEGSSAIDFNAFLMAHREPEQSKTSRFMTMSAAVHAAALLAIAVMTVPLVEQAKTETITIEIEDVAPPKKMARGVRVPPTQGGTPAKLETPIVEKMEEAGSPDDIVVAKPKAAAKAAMATKASPAKSKATAKAAKISDKVASSAKPAARSIAPKTTFKAVPMTIDDIEAPELDEGELANTTVQSHLSEDFNEDFEHIDQSQKAKVENERRSMDAMAAALAAEQDENLASLDEANKEEANRLASAQDSLRKKNANAIASALAAERAAALAAARQAAAREEAAKKAGLGGNGNGYGTKQGNGAGNNGSQGPGTQVAGSPSGVRSLDQLRQMPGNPRPHYDREERRRGDQGEIGFVAYVTKDGYLTKFKMTKSTGFRNLDAKTLAALKKWRFYPGQEGWVELPFRWDLKGGIQEDGGRLRISSRQ; this is translated from the coding sequence ATGGGTTTCAGCTTCGATAACGACAAATCCAATAACGGCGATAATCAGCTTAGCCTTTTTGATTTTCAAATGGCGAAGGCTGACTTTGTGCAAACTCCTGCAAGAAAAGAAGTGTCCGACGAAGGATCTTCAGCGATTGATTTCAACGCTTTTTTAATGGCTCACCGTGAACCCGAGCAAAGTAAAACTTCACGCTTTATGACGATGTCTGCGGCAGTCCACGCAGCGGCGCTCCTCGCAATTGCTGTTATGACGGTGCCACTTGTTGAGCAAGCTAAAACAGAAACAATCACGATTGAAATTGAAGACGTTGCTCCACCAAAGAAAATGGCTCGCGGAGTGCGAGTGCCTCCTACACAAGGTGGAACTCCCGCAAAACTTGAAACACCTATCGTAGAAAAAATGGAAGAGGCCGGAAGCCCTGACGATATTGTCGTCGCTAAACCAAAAGCTGCGGCGAAAGCAGCGATGGCTACGAAGGCATCCCCTGCGAAATCCAAAGCGACGGCCAAAGCCGCAAAAATTTCTGACAAAGTGGCAAGTTCTGCAAAACCCGCAGCCCGCAGTATCGCGCCGAAAACGACTTTTAAAGCTGTGCCAATGACGATTGACGATATCGAAGCTCCCGAATTAGATGAAGGCGAATTGGCGAATACAACCGTTCAGTCTCATCTCAGCGAAGACTTTAATGAAGACTTCGAGCACATTGATCAATCACAAAAAGCCAAAGTAGAAAATGAAAGACGCTCGATGGATGCTATGGCAGCGGCCCTCGCTGCTGAACAAGATGAAAACTTGGCGTCTTTGGACGAGGCTAATAAAGAAGAAGCGAACCGTTTAGCTTCTGCTCAGGATTCTTTGCGAAAGAAAAACGCCAATGCGATTGCCTCCGCTTTGGCTGCGGAAAGAGCTGCCGCTTTAGCGGCTGCACGACAAGCCGCCGCTCGTGAAGAGGCCGCGAAAAAAGCAGGCCTTGGCGGTAATGGCAACGGTTACGGCACAAAACAAGGCAACGGCGCTGGCAACAACGGTTCCCAAGGACCTGGAACGCAAGTCGCGGGTTCTCCTTCGGGAGTTCGTAGCCTTGATCAGCTTCGTCAAATGCCAGGCAACCCTCGCCCTCACTACGACCGTGAAGAGCGTCGCCGTGGTGACCAAGGTGAAATCGGTTTCGTCGCTTACGTAACGAAAGATGGCTATCTAACAAAATTCAAAATGACCAAATCCACAGGGTTCAGAAATCTAGACGCTAAGACCTTAGCAGCCCTTAAAAAATGGCGTTTCTATCCTGGCCAAGAGGGATGGGTCGAACTTCCATTCCGTTGGGACCTTAAGGGCGGAATTCAAGAAGATGGCGGCCGCCTGCGTATTTCCAGCAGACAATAA
- a CDS encoding Tad domain-containing protein, whose translation MLNRRSTFIQNLYNRKGQVALFIALIFQILFLFFAMVINVGLLVHHKINLQNSVDLAAYYGAMKQAENMNAIAHINYQIRQSWKLLAWRYRMLGSAGEWEFHPYNKTSRQINPAKTGDIIDSSNILGKNFQEAPAFCITYIPFKPMPPGENTCKYMATMSPIRMWVSPPHIAGHQAFSGSIRNASEVLRANALARCRYFGSYNYVMLGKFIVAFNVDQGDRMAAISALSRATSFKEDDFYDLDGQSVKAGIEKTLLNNLTSANRATANMSVFNSLGADGCNAMGAAEGQPAKWLTPIRIYPGFRYVDTDCSKDISTTPKELTGNPQSFPIHKDSVPDLSANIDTLAQFIGYRSNLNDNYNFSVGVEKNPWCMAYTGVSATAEPKIPFSPFGTVKLKARAFYKPFGGRMGPWYYKMWRRGSAMSEGSANDKTDPLLPPRVTDVSALGNIGSDPANDSIRASNYSRFVGDPFGLKTYKMLAYYGQAIYNLDPGWRSGSVTPDNGNGQSVYDGGDAPNFDHWEDIPFNFVKSQGSGDILAWDSKTNRPSAMRILETAAILPDQFDITYYSIEPDFYHLYYKRIRDGYFQGPGKGFNKSFRPDIGYHRGYKQGSYNFEEFSIKNQYETVKDPGDVVNTNGLIKDQFTFTTMDWKHMLTSWAPKTLNDYSLDTNKLGKCQIPATGSDKNNPQPATSGNCVVGGTTGYSVKMVSSDYLRSSELTLGGEAGGSGPLLNPPPADDEF comes from the coding sequence ATGTTGAACCGACGAAGTACTTTTATTCAGAATCTCTACAATCGCAAAGGCCAAGTGGCTCTTTTCATTGCGTTGATCTTTCAGATTCTATTTCTATTTTTTGCGATGGTGATCAATGTCGGTTTGCTCGTTCACCATAAAATCAATCTGCAAAACTCCGTGGATCTTGCGGCCTATTACGGCGCCATGAAGCAAGCTGAAAACATGAACGCGATCGCGCACATCAACTATCAGATTCGTCAAAGTTGGAAGTTGCTCGCGTGGCGCTATCGTATGCTGGGAAGCGCGGGGGAATGGGAATTTCATCCGTACAATAAGACGAGCCGGCAAATAAATCCCGCAAAAACGGGTGATATCATAGATTCATCGAATATTCTGGGAAAGAACTTCCAAGAGGCTCCCGCATTCTGCATTACTTACATTCCGTTTAAGCCAATGCCTCCGGGAGAAAATACCTGTAAGTACATGGCGACGATGAGCCCCATTAGAATGTGGGTGTCGCCTCCGCATATCGCGGGTCACCAGGCTTTCTCGGGATCAATTAGAAATGCCAGTGAAGTTTTAAGAGCGAATGCCTTGGCTCGTTGTCGATATTTCGGATCCTACAACTACGTGATGCTCGGAAAATTTATTGTGGCATTTAACGTTGATCAGGGCGACAGAATGGCCGCGATCTCGGCATTATCTCGAGCGACAAGTTTTAAAGAAGACGACTTTTACGATCTTGATGGTCAAAGCGTTAAAGCCGGAATTGAAAAAACACTTCTTAATAATTTAACGTCTGCGAACCGTGCGACTGCGAATATGAGTGTGTTTAACTCATTAGGTGCTGACGGATGTAATGCTATGGGGGCGGCGGAAGGCCAACCTGCAAAGTGGCTGACGCCTATCCGAATTTATCCCGGTTTCCGTTATGTTGATACGGATTGTAGTAAAGATATTTCGACGACTCCTAAAGAACTGACGGGCAATCCTCAATCATTCCCAATTCACAAAGATTCCGTGCCCGACTTATCCGCGAACATCGATACGCTCGCGCAGTTCATCGGTTATCGCTCCAATCTTAACGACAACTACAACTTTTCTGTTGGTGTTGAAAAGAACCCATGGTGCATGGCCTACACAGGTGTTTCTGCAACTGCAGAGCCGAAGATTCCATTCTCTCCTTTCGGAACTGTGAAACTCAAGGCTCGCGCGTTTTATAAACCGTTCGGTGGTCGCATGGGCCCGTGGTATTACAAGATGTGGAGACGTGGTTCAGCCATGTCGGAAGGAAGCGCCAACGACAAAACCGATCCGTTGTTGCCTCCGCGTGTGACGGATGTTTCTGCTTTGGGCAATATTGGCTCCGATCCAGCGAATGACTCAATTCGCGCGTCGAACTACAGTCGCTTTGTCGGTGACCCGTTCGGTCTTAAAACTTACAAGATGCTCGCTTACTATGGTCAGGCTATTTACAACTTGGATCCAGGATGGCGAAGCGGTTCTGTGACACCAGATAATGGAAATGGTCAGAGTGTTTATGACGGCGGCGATGCTCCCAATTTCGATCACTGGGAAGACATTCCATTCAACTTTGTAAAGTCTCAGGGTTCTGGCGACATTTTGGCGTGGGATTCAAAAACGAATCGTCCGTCAGCAATGCGCATCTTGGAAACGGCTGCTATTCTGCCAGACCAATTCGATATAACTTATTACTCTATTGAGCCTGACTTTTATCACCTTTACTACAAGCGAATTCGCGACGGATATTTTCAAGGCCCTGGAAAAGGATTTAATAAATCTTTTAGACCGGATATTGGTTACCACCGTGGTTACAAGCAAGGCAGTTATAATTTCGAAGAATTCAGCATTAAGAATCAATATGAAACCGTGAAGGATCCGGGTGATGTTGTGAATACAAACGGCCTCATCAAAGATCAATTTACGTTTACCACGATGGATTGGAAGCACATGCTGACAAGCTGGGCGCCCAAAACTTTGAATGACTATTCTCTGGATACAAACAAACTAGGGAAGTGCCAAATTCCTGCAACGGGTTCTGACAAAAACAATCCTCAACCAGCAACATCCGGAAACTGTGTTGTCGGCGGTACCACGGGTTATTCTGTCAAAATGGTTTCTTCTGATTACCTGAGATCTTCCGAGCTCACTCTAGGTGGTGAGGCCGGAGGATCGGGCCCTCTTCTTAATCCACCTCCCGCTGACGACGAATTCTAA
- a CDS encoding UTP--glucose-1-phosphate uridylyltransferase, whose translation MRRIKKAIIPAAGLGTRFLPATKTVPKEMLTIVDAPIILYVVEEAVQAGIEDIILIAGRGKHSIEDFFDTSYELEDKLHKDGKEKLLERVTRIRDKANIISIRQKHALGLGHAVLSGLPIVGKDPFAVLLGDEITMGFQGEPNVTSQLVSSFEETGTSTISVMKVDDKDVSKYGIAEVEDNGKGYFKVTSLVEKPKATETKSRWALPGRYVFDNSIMDILHSAKPTLHGEIQLTDSMKELCHHKGLNAMTFTAHRFDAGDKFGYLQANIELALRNPELNTEMKNYILHLAERLK comes from the coding sequence ATGCGACGAATTAAAAAAGCCATCATTCCTGCCGCTGGTCTAGGTACACGTTTTTTACCTGCGACCAAGACAGTTCCTAAAGAGATGCTCACAATCGTAGACGCCCCTATCATCCTTTATGTGGTGGAAGAAGCGGTCCAGGCGGGAATCGAGGATATTATTCTGATCGCTGGTCGCGGCAAGCATTCGATCGAGGATTTCTTCGACACGTCTTATGAGCTCGAAGATAAACTTCACAAAGATGGCAAAGAAAAACTTCTAGAGCGTGTCACACGAATTCGTGACAAAGCGAACATCATCAGCATTCGCCAAAAACATGCGCTAGGTTTGGGACATGCCGTCCTTAGCGGCTTGCCTATTGTCGGCAAAGATCCTTTCGCGGTTCTTCTTGGTGACGAGATTACAATGGGGTTTCAAGGCGAACCTAACGTCACATCACAACTGGTAAGCTCTTTTGAAGAAACAGGCACATCGACGATTTCAGTGATGAAAGTCGATGACAAAGATGTTTCCAAGTACGGGATTGCGGAAGTGGAAGACAACGGCAAAGGTTACTTTAAAGTGACCTCGCTTGTGGAAAAACCGAAAGCGACGGAAACAAAAAGTCGCTGGGCTTTGCCGGGGCGCTACGTTTTCGACAACAGCATTATGGATATTCTGCATTCAGCAAAGCCAACGTTGCATGGTGAAATTCAGCTGACCGACAGCATGAAAGAGTTATGCCACCACAAAGGTCTTAATGCGATGACGTTCACGGCGCATCGCTTTGATGCCGGCGATAAGTTCGGTTACTTGCAAGCCAACATAGAACTGGCCTTGCGCAATCCGGAGCTGAACACGGAAATGAAAAACTACATTCTTCATCTGGCAGAACGCCTCAAATAA
- the nagZ gene encoding beta-N-acetylhexosaminidase: MSMTKTIGQHFIIGLSGHALTADEKKFIVDNNIGGVCLFGRNVADPKQVHELCSELQSLRHKQADKAPLFIGIDMEGGRVHRLKAPFTVWPPLRKLGDLDAPTVSFHFANKMGQELKAVGINLDFAPCVDVFTNPANTVIGDRSVSSDPEMVAKHASALVRGYIKAEVLTCAKHFPGHGNTVIDSHEDLPVENVDLERLESCEMIPFKKTFKARVDMVMTSHIKFPKIDPDWPVTLSEKFVRGIIRDECRYKGLIITDDLGMKAMTKHYGIDEVPVRALKAGVDLLLYCNDPEVPPQAFEAVLEATAQGTLSVAELEEGHRRILELKKMKIPNPDPISLSEAVNIVGHPDHLKIASAIAHGQVPDGLLPE, translated from the coding sequence ATGAGCATGACGAAAACAATCGGTCAGCATTTCATTATCGGACTTTCAGGACACGCCCTGACTGCTGACGAAAAAAAATTCATCGTAGATAACAACATCGGTGGTGTTTGCTTATTTGGTCGCAATGTCGCTGATCCAAAACAAGTTCATGAGCTGTGTTCTGAGTTGCAGTCACTTCGTCACAAACAAGCTGACAAAGCCCCGCTTTTCATTGGTATTGACATGGAAGGAGGCCGCGTTCATCGCCTCAAAGCTCCTTTCACAGTCTGGCCGCCTCTAAGAAAACTGGGCGATCTTGATGCTCCTACGGTGTCTTTTCACTTCGCGAATAAAATGGGCCAAGAGCTTAAGGCCGTCGGTATTAATTTAGATTTTGCTCCTTGCGTGGATGTTTTTACGAATCCTGCAAATACTGTGATTGGCGATCGCTCTGTCAGCTCGGATCCTGAAATGGTTGCAAAACATGCTTCTGCCTTGGTTCGTGGTTACATCAAAGCCGAAGTTCTTACTTGCGCAAAACATTTCCCGGGTCACGGCAACACGGTCATCGACAGTCATGAAGATCTTCCTGTTGAGAACGTGGATCTTGAGCGTTTGGAATCTTGCGAGATGATTCCTTTTAAGAAAACATTCAAGGCGCGCGTGGATATGGTGATGACCTCACACATTAAATTCCCAAAAATTGATCCCGACTGGCCGGTAACTTTGTCAGAGAAATTCGTTCGCGGTATTATTCGCGATGAATGCCGCTATAAAGGGCTTATCATCACGGACGATTTAGGAATGAAAGCGATGACAAAACACTACGGCATTGATGAAGTTCCCGTTCGCGCCTTGAAAGCCGGCGTCGATCTTCTTCTTTACTGCAATGACCCGGAAGTTCCGCCGCAAGCCTTTGAAGCTGTTCTTGAAGCTACCGCGCAAGGAACTTTGAGTGTTGCGGAACTTGAAGAGGGACATCGTCGCATTCTTGAGTTGAAGAAAATGAAAATTCCAAATCCTGATCCTATTTCACTGTCTGAGGCGGTCAACATTGTCGGGCATCCCGATCATTTGAAAATCGCGTCGGCAATTGCGCATGGTCAGGTGCCAGACGGTCTTCTTCCAGAGTAG
- a CDS encoding CFI-box-CTERM domain-containing protein, with protein sequence MIQCPRCGIQVTELHPVDPELITKLQAAGEANLPPQVCAGCISDLRRTVASSSGGILMAQERAKEQHRLQLWKSRVMLIKKARLCMSQKLYSEAAVSYEKYLKILDIVFDIKKGERLKPEAFKESARTTELTVVASVYWDLLRIYDTHDKYADRMSHAAKQLAVFIQFTPIYPDIIRKAESFQKTARHPQIVKQFLKMSDKERPRCFIATSAFEDAMAPEVMSLRAFRDFTLRNSKAGRKFIALYYRVSPRIACLLDKQPALKPAVRALLRVLIKCVS encoded by the coding sequence ATGATTCAATGCCCCCGCTGCGGAATACAAGTAACAGAACTCCACCCTGTGGACCCGGAATTGATTACCAAACTCCAGGCTGCGGGTGAGGCGAATTTGCCTCCGCAAGTTTGCGCGGGTTGTATTTCAGATCTTCGTCGCACAGTCGCTTCCAGCAGCGGCGGTATTTTGATGGCGCAAGAGCGCGCCAAAGAACAACACCGTCTGCAACTTTGGAAAAGTCGCGTGATGCTGATTAAAAAAGCGCGCCTGTGCATGAGCCAAAAACTTTATTCCGAAGCCGCCGTTTCTTACGAAAAGTATTTAAAAATTCTCGATATCGTTTTTGATATCAAAAAAGGCGAACGCCTTAAACCGGAAGCCTTTAAAGAAAGTGCGCGTACGACGGAGTTGACTGTTGTTGCATCCGTTTACTGGGATCTTCTGCGCATTTACGATACTCACGACAAGTATGCAGATCGTATGTCTCATGCAGCGAAACAGTTGGCCGTATTCATTCAGTTCACGCCGATTTATCCAGACATTATCCGCAAGGCCGAGTCGTTTCAAAAAACCGCAAGACATCCTCAGATCGTAAAACAGTTTTTGAAGATGTCGGACAAAGAGCGACCACGTTGCTTTATTGCAACGTCAGCTTTTGAAGATGCGATGGCGCCTGAAGTGATGAGCTTGCGCGCTTTCCGCGATTTTACACTTCGTAACTCGAAGGCCGGAAGAAAATTCATCGCGCTTTATTATCGTGTTTCTCCTCGTATTGCTTGCTTACTCGATAAGCAACCTGCGCTCAAACCCGCAGTCAGAGCACTTCTCCGTGTTTTGATTAAATGCGTTAGCTAA
- a CDS encoding FAD-dependent oxidoreductase, translating into MAHIYDYAIIGSGLTGLSIAAALSRETDNIALIEASDVAFGANKKVNFPTGPINNGLRFVPDSVLAEKAMRFLENLLNTKVVADVSEEAPITYDSGTFKTFLGFGDTPPAFYEELSYFTSSKRIDLALEPHQWTQLLFEQFKGDFMPRSYVTKFHQEGEKVSHITINGSKTLHAQNFIFAGTVKDLGVLLPEDAISIRARTKLSKNTYWTALCLDICHSKMVTESTAMHVLNGTTQDEIGPCAGRFLPAVEVDGQPMQASQWMTFIEQEVTEDSEVVGMALKKIKRQIKRAYPEALDNLKLERIFVAPIIAGNGDIKLSANLTMPELENLWIASSTVNEQKNLVGALLQAEMIVASLGFKVQEQEVSAPQEEAQHEAAL; encoded by the coding sequence ATGGCTCATATCTATGATTACGCAATTATTGGAAGTGGTTTAACCGGTCTCAGCATCGCGGCAGCTTTGAGCCGTGAGACAGACAACATCGCGCTTATCGAAGCGTCTGATGTGGCATTTGGTGCAAACAAAAAAGTAAATTTCCCAACAGGCCCGATCAATAACGGTCTTCGTTTTGTACCTGACTCCGTGCTTGCGGAAAAAGCCATGCGCTTTCTTGAAAATCTTTTGAATACAAAAGTCGTCGCTGATGTCAGCGAGGAAGCCCCGATTACTTACGATTCCGGAACTTTCAAAACGTTTTTGGGCTTCGGCGACACGCCGCCTGCTTTCTATGAAGAGCTTTCTTACTTCACATCAAGCAAACGTATCGATTTAGCTTTGGAGCCGCATCAGTGGACTCAGCTTTTGTTTGAACAATTCAAAGGCGATTTCATGCCTCGTTCTTACGTGACGAAGTTCCATCAAGAGGGCGAAAAGGTTTCGCACATCACGATCAACGGTTCTAAAACGTTGCATGCGCAAAATTTTATTTTCGCCGGCACTGTGAAGGACTTGGGTGTCTTGCTTCCGGAAGACGCGATCTCTATCCGCGCTCGCACGAAGCTTTCTAAAAATACTTATTGGACGGCGTTGTGCTTGGACATCTGTCACTCGAAAATGGTGACGGAGTCAACGGCAATGCACGTTCTTAATGGAACAACTCAAGACGAGATCGGCCCTTGCGCCGGCCGCTTCTTGCCAGCAGTTGAAGTCGATGGCCAGCCGATGCAGGCGTCTCAATGGATGACATTCATTGAACAAGAAGTGACTGAAGACAGCGAAGTTGTCGGAATGGCGCTAAAGAAAATCAAGCGTCAGATCAAGCGCGCCTACCCTGAAGCTCTGGATAATCTGAAGCTTGAAAGAATTTTCGTTGCTCCGATTATTGCGGGTAACGGTGATATCAAGTTAAGTGCAAATCTCACAATGCCAGAGTTGGAAAATCTTTGGATTGCTTCATCAACAGTAAATGAACAAAAAAATCTTGTCGGCGCTCTTTTGCAAGCAGAAATGATCGTCGCGTCTCTTGGGTTTAAAGTTCAAGAACAAGAAGTGAGTGCTCCTCAAGAAGAGGCGCAGCACGAAGCTGCTCTCTAA
- a CDS encoding M23 family metallopeptidase produces the protein MTFHLASIVSAFLLAFTSYQSAYAGANTFTAKPVRVGDNLLSILRQQGFTERQRETVLASHRGLRNLFLTLDTRYLVRRAPGEVELRMFDSQTSDAFRILKKGNSVQASSYDPKYKVTLARIEGRVFGSLLGSILAKINSNWVATRFMDAYVFDMASPRDVARGAKFWFTVEKKYEAGQFVKYGEVLHTSLDVNGSPVQKKFIRYKDGGVFFNAQDLLEDRPFYAPVEYIKVASRFKPNRLHPITGRLQPHLGIDFELPIGDPVFAPRKGTVVRYGHNRAAGNYIVLLHSNGIETAYNHLHRIDKRIRQGLKVAAGEKIGEVGCTGYCTRAHLHFAVKKKGRMVDPVKFIKPYPIQMERLLEERVAAN, from the coding sequence ATGACTTTTCACCTCGCAAGTATCGTGAGTGCATTTCTTTTGGCATTCACATCCTACCAATCCGCTTACGCCGGAGCCAACACTTTTACTGCAAAACCTGTTCGTGTTGGCGACAATCTCCTCTCAATTCTAAGACAACAAGGCTTTACAGAAAGACAGCGCGAAACTGTTTTAGCTTCCCATCGCGGGTTGCGTAACCTGTTTTTGACTTTGGATACGCGCTATTTAGTTCGTCGTGCACCAGGCGAAGTGGAACTGCGTATGTTTGACTCGCAAACTTCAGATGCTTTCCGCATTCTTAAAAAAGGGAATTCCGTTCAAGCTTCCTCCTATGATCCTAAGTACAAAGTGACGTTAGCGCGTATCGAAGGCCGCGTTTTTGGTTCGTTGCTGGGAAGTATTCTTGCGAAAATCAATAGCAACTGGGTCGCAACTCGTTTTATGGACGCTTACGTTTTCGATATGGCAAGTCCGCGCGATGTGGCTCGCGGTGCAAAGTTCTGGTTTACGGTCGAGAAGAAGTACGAAGCCGGTCAGTTTGTAAAATACGGTGAAGTTCTGCATACTTCTTTAGATGTTAATGGCTCTCCGGTTCAGAAAAAATTTATCCGCTATAAAGACGGAGGCGTGTTTTTCAATGCTCAGGATCTTTTGGAAGATCGACCGTTTTATGCTCCTGTCGAATACATCAAAGTCGCGAGCCGTTTTAAACCAAATCGTTTGCATCCGATCACAGGGCGTTTGCAACCGCACTTGGGCATTGATTTCGAGCTGCCTATAGGAGATCCCGTTTTTGCTCCTCGCAAGGGTACGGTCGTCCGCTACGGTCATAATCGTGCCGCAGGCAATTACATTGTTCTTCTGCACTCGAATGGCATTGAAACCGCCTACAACCATCTTCACCGGATCGATAAGCGTATCCGCCAGGGCTTGAAAGTCGCAGCAGGAGAAAAGATCGGCGAGGTGGGTTGCACAGGATATTGCACACGAGCGCACTTGCATTTCGCAGTAAAGAAAAAGGGTCGAATGGTCGACCCTGTAAAATTCATTAAACCTTATCCGATTCAGATGGAACGACTGCTCGAAGAAAGAGTCGCTGCTAATTAA
- the priA gene encoding primosomal protein N', with the protein MSQDSLWRVAVDAPLPEALTYSFNGPLQRGQLVNVPLGRRKVKGLVLGPTDKVPDFEIKSIDSIDEEYQALPEPFVKWLEWLAQYYIHPIGQVVQSAFPPLRKTDKQRQSKRPPVIPKLESDSALHLTEEQETCFKDISQHAHFSTHLVFGVTGSGKTEVYLRLLDKVLQEGKRGLVLVPEISLTPQLIQRFARRFGDKIAALHSQLTDRERTNQWWDIVEGRKSILIGARSALFCPIEDLGLIIVDEEHEPSFKQDEKLKYNGRDAAVMMGKMMNCPVVLGSATPSLESWKNAQEGKYHLHTLRRRVANRSLPEIEVIDLRKQKSDDDEQKKIITKYSHLPFWLSPALYERMHEVLARGDQAALFLNRRGVAQMVVCPACGHTRECPNCDISLTLHAHSHLICHYCDYHENFKSKCPDCKEGELEAIGLGTELLETDLARLFPDKKIARADRDEVQSRADLEELIANMENGEIDILVGTQMIAKGLDFPKLKLVGLVLADVGFNLPDFRATERSFQLITQMSGRSGRHVKEGESPGLVIIQTFNVEHDSITFAKSHDFEGFAQHELNIRSQLHYPPVGRLVSFRIQGPHLGKVEETARLLARRAQALKAQFPQYASIEVLGPAEAPLSKLRGQFRYHLLIKSTQVAAANPFSRQLLGDQEWVPSGIKILIDIDPMSLL; encoded by the coding sequence ATGAGTCAAGACTCCCTATGGAGAGTGGCGGTCGACGCTCCTCTGCCTGAGGCTCTTACATACAGTTTCAACGGTCCTCTTCAGCGCGGTCAGCTTGTCAATGTCCCTCTTGGACGTCGTAAAGTTAAAGGCTTGGTTCTAGGCCCCACGGATAAAGTTCCCGATTTCGAAATCAAGAGCATTGATTCCATCGACGAAGAATATCAGGCGCTCCCAGAGCCATTTGTAAAATGGCTGGAGTGGCTGGCACAGTACTATATTCATCCGATCGGGCAAGTCGTGCAATCGGCCTTTCCGCCACTGCGGAAAACCGACAAGCAACGCCAGTCCAAAAGACCCCCCGTCATTCCAAAATTGGAAAGCGACAGCGCCCTTCATTTGACGGAGGAACAAGAGACGTGTTTCAAAGATATTTCTCAACACGCTCACTTTTCCACGCATCTGGTTTTCGGTGTGACCGGCTCTGGAAAGACGGAAGTCTATTTGCGCCTTCTTGATAAAGTTCTGCAAGAAGGCAAAAGAGGCCTTGTTCTTGTTCCGGAAATTTCGTTGACGCCGCAGCTGATTCAAAGATTTGCGCGCCGATTCGGTGATAAAATTGCCGCTCTTCATTCGCAACTCACAGACCGTGAAAGAACCAATCAATGGTGGGATATCGTTGAAGGACGAAAATCCATTTTGATTGGCGCTCGCTCGGCTTTGTTTTGCCCGATTGAAGATTTGGGTCTCATTATTGTCGACGAAGAGCACGAGCCCAGCTTTAAACAAGACGAGAAATTAAAGTACAATGGGCGTGACGCGGCCGTTATGATGGGAAAGATGATGAACTGCCCTGTCGTTTTAGGATCCGCGACGCCAAGTTTGGAATCTTGGAAAAATGCGCAAGAGGGCAAATACCATCTACATACTTTGCGTCGACGAGTGGCGAATAGATCTCTTCCGGAAATTGAAGTCATTGATCTGCGCAAACAAAAGTCCGACGATGACGAACAAAAAAAGATCATCACTAAATATTCGCATCTTCCCTTTTGGCTCAGCCCTGCGCTTTACGAACGCATGCACGAGGTGCTCGCCCGGGGCGATCAGGCCGCTTTGTTTTTGAATCGCCGGGGAGTCGCACAAATGGTGGTTTGTCCCGCCTGTGGTCACACGCGTGAATGTCCGAACTGTGATATTTCTTTAACTTTGCACGCGCATTCTCATCTGATCTGCCACTATTGCGATTATCACGAGAACTTCAAATCCAAGTGTCCGGACTGCAAAGAGGGAGAACTCGAAGCGATCGGACTTGGCACCGAACTTCTTGAAACGGATTTGGCGCGCTTGTTTCCCGATAAAAAAATCGCACGCGCGGATCGCGATGAAGTACAAAGCCGTGCGGACCTTGAAGAGCTTATCGCCAACATGGAAAACGGTGAGATAGATATTCTCGTGGGCACGCAAATGATTGCAAAGGGTTTGGACTTTCCAAAGTTAAAACTTGTGGGCCTTGTACTTGCCGACGTGGGTTTTAATCTTCCCGATTTCCGCGCCACCGAACGAAGCTTTCAGTTGATCACGCAAATGAGCGGTCGCAGCGGTCGCCATGTGAAAGAAGGCGAAAGCCCGGGCCTTGTGATTATCCAAACTTTCAATGTTGAACACGACAGCATTACGTTCGCCAAGAGCCACGACTTTGAAGGCTTTGCTCAGCATGAATTAAATATTCGCTCACAACTGCACTACCCGCCTGTTGGACGTTTGGTGAGTTTCCGTATTCAGGGGCCGCATCTTGGGAAAGTCGAAGAGACCGCACGACTTTTAGCGAGACGAGCGCAGGCACTGAAGGCGCAATTTCCTCAATATGCCTCCATTGAAGTTTTAGGGCCTGCCGAGGCGCCACTTTCGAAGTTGCGCGGGCAATTTCGTTATCATCTCCTCATAAAGTCAACCCAGGTCGCGGCGGCAAATCCGTTCTCAAGACAGCTTTTGGGCGATCAGGAGTGGGTTCCTTCCGGAATAAAAATTTTGATCGATATTGACCCAATGAGTTTGCTTTAA